A DNA window from Porites lutea chromosome 6, jaPorLute2.1, whole genome shotgun sequence contains the following coding sequences:
- the LOC140942121 gene encoding uncharacterized protein: protein MEYSQEQLNYFRLCYIAFDLVPVGLRYIFKTEWDFLYKATLTGEWKDTAQNGHDFNNKESKSSRKKNARSLAIINNGDTAEWDCTCLFFAILYSDSIGNTLSPGVRKEVDDIRQVRNEIAHITEAKLTDADFQNSVDRVLNAFTSLGLAITEIQEIKNQKTFPTKEVEKIRKQVCDLQIELDQTKSTLQSTEAALVSLTQEISVELQPFCILALCPPHDTIRRSHDIERITNEMKELYKSSTGAVSTVYLSGNPGCGKSQLAREIGQQFFSKQNNDLIFVATLNTESIDKLADSYLTLGRHLGITEYALKGLESIKEEKPSEAIKQLHRLILPKTSKFTKWLIIADNVIDLRLVRDLLPQTGSKEWGHGQVLITTQDSGTIPQNAPHMYQESLSKGMRRDEAVELLETVSRISERVQAENVAELLDFQPLALAAAAYFVQTVVTSGSSNYNWKAYLQDISTYSQRKSAETVLANESPAYAKTTLAAVEMAIQRAVETDEVLLHTYSFLSLCANDDLPLETVLKFVKAQVKEHPEVLMKANIVRSSLSLFHSEEGGERTYLRLHKVVHDALKRGEIANLKSCRESDHTMAEAVKIFNSQLEENYENYAFCKKLRPHCESLLKQMTSEFSSDKSTFSERFALFIDLDTVIDWLHNLARVCQKSSYFFFAKSVVNLANDLLRNLDDISTGAFARKGRILNVTGQVHHGLGEYNQAKELHEKALIIRKKIFGEDHADVATSYNNLALVYDTLGEYNKAKELHEKALIIRKKIFGEDHADVATSYNNLALVYDTLGEYNQAKDLHEKALIIRKKIFGEDHADVATSYHNLALVYKRLGEYNQSKELHEKALIIRKKIFGEDHADVATSYSNLALVYDTLGEYTQAKELHEKALIIRKQIFGEDHADVATSYNNLASVYDTLGKYSQAKDLHEKALTIYKKIFGEDHANVATSYNNLASVYDSLGEYSQAKELHEKALTIYKKIFGEDHADVATSYDNLALVHYTLGEYNQAKELHEKALTIYKKIFGEDHADVATSYDNLASVYDTLGKYSQAKELHEKALTIYKKIFGEDHANVATSYNNLASVYDSLGEYNQAKELHEKALIIRKKIFGEDHADVGTSYNNLALVYYTLEEYNQAKELHEKALIIRKKIFGEDHADVATSYNNLALVYYTLGEYNQAKELHEKALTIYKKIFGEDHADVATSYNNLALVYRRLGEYNQAKELHEKALTIYKKIFGEDHADVATSYDNLASVYDTLGKYSQAKELHEKALTIYKKIFGEDHANVATSYNNLASVYDSLGEYNQAKELHEKALIIRKKIFGEDHADVATSYNNLALVYYTLEEYNQAKELHEKALIIRKKIFGEDHADVATSYNNLALVYYTLGEYNQAKELHEKALTIYKKIFGEDHADVATSYNNLALVYRRLGEYNQAKELHEKALTIYKKIFGEDHADVATSYNNLALVYYTLGEYNQAKELHEKALIIRKKIFGEDHSDVSTSYDNLALVYKRLGEYNQAKELHEKALIIRKKIFGEDHADVATSYNNLALVYYTLGEYNEAKELHEKALTIYKKIFGEDHADVATSYNNLALVYRRLGEYNQAKELHEKALIIYKKIFGEDHADVATSYNNLALVYYTLEEYNEAKELHEKALIIRKKIFGEDHSDVATTTSYDNLALVYDTLGEYNLAKELHENCTDD from the exons ATGGAATACTCGCAAGAGCAACTAAACTACTTCAGACTCTGCTACATAGCATTTGATTTGGTTCCAGTGGGACTGCggtacattttcaaaaccgaATGGGATTTCCTTTATAAAGCAACGTTAACTGGAGAATGGAAAGACACGGCACAAAATGGACATGATTTTAACAACAAAGAATCTAAATCAAGTCGCAAGAAAAACGCCCGATCTCTGGCAATAATCAACAATGGTGACACGGCAGAGTGGGACTGtacctgtttgttttttgccattctgTACTCGGACAGCATTGGTAACACCTTAAGCCCAGGTGTCCGTAAAGAGGTCGATGATATTCGTCAGGTGCGAAACGAGATCGCTCATATCACCGAGGCTAAGTTGACAGATGCCGACTTCCAAAATTCTGTAGACAGAGTGTTGAACGCTTTTACATCCCTTGGTCTGGCTATAACTGAGATTCAAGAAATAAAGAACCAGAAGACCTTTCCGACGAAGGAAGTGGAAAAAATTAGGAAGCAAGTTTGTGATCTCCAAATCGAGTTAGATCAGACAAAAAGCACTCTTCAAAGTACCGAAGCTGCCCTGGTTTCTCTCACACAGGAAATAAGTGTGGAACTTCAGCCATTTTGCATTCTCGCATTGTGCCCACCACACGATACTATCAGGCGCTCGCATGATATTGAAAGAATCACTAACGAAATGAAGGAACTTTACAAAAGTTCAACTGGGGCAGTCAGTACAGTGTATTTGTCAGGAAATCCAGGATGTGGCAAGAGCCAACTTGCCCGGGAAATCGGACAACAGTTCTTTTCTAAACAAAACAATGATCTTATCTTTGTGGCGACACTGAACACAGAAAGCATTGACAAACTTGCTGACTCTTACCTCACCCTTGGGAGACACTTAGGGATAACAGAATACGCGTTGAAAGGTTTAGAATctataaaagaagagaaaccTAGTGAAGCAATTAAACAGCTCCATCGCTTGATTTTGCCGAAGACCAGCAAGTTTACCAAATGGTTGATAATAGCAGACAATGTGATTGATTTACGCTTAGTCCGCGACTTGCTTCCTCAAACTGGCAGTAAAGAATGGGGCCATGGGCAAGTGCTGATAACCACTCAAGATAGTGGAACAATTCCTCAAAACGCTCCCCACATGTATCAGGAATCGTTAAGCAAAGGAATGAGGCGGGACGAGGCAGTGGAATTGCTGGAAACAGTATCGCGAATTTCCGAGCGAGTACAAGCAGAAAATGTCGCTGAACTTCTCGATTTTCAGCCACTGGCCTTAGCTGCTGCTGCTTATTTCGTGCAAACTGTTGTGACCAGTGGGTCTTCAAATTATAATTGGAAAGCATACCTTCAAGACATATCAACATACAGCCAGCGAAAATCGGCCGAAACTGTCCTTGCTAATGAGAGTCCAGCCTACGCTAAAACAACATTGGCCGCAGTGGAAATGGCTATCCAAAGAGCTGTTGAAACAGACGAGGTTCTTCTTCATACATATTCTTTTCTTTCGCTCTGCGCTAACGACGACCTACCACTCGAAACTGTTTTAAAGTTCGTCAAAGCCCAAGTAAAGGAGCATCCAGAGGTTTTAATGAAGGCAAACATTGTAAGGTCCTCTTTAAGTCTTTTTCATTCCGAGGAAGGGGGTGAACGAACTTATTTACGTTTACATAAAGTTGTACACGACGCTTTGAAACGAGGCGAGATAGCTAACCTGAAATCATGCCGGGAGAGTGACCACACCATGGCAGAAGCGGTAAAGATCTTCAACTCCCAACTCGAAGAAAATTACGAGAATTATGCGTTTTGTAAAAAATTGAGGCCCCACTGTGAATCTTTACTTAAGCAGATGACGTCAGAGTTTAGTTCAGATAAAAGCACTTTTTCAGAAAGGTTTGCGCTCTTCATAGATTTGGATACAGTTATTGATTGGTTGCATAATCTCGCCAGGGTCTGTCAAAAAAGCTCCTATTTCTTCTTTGCGAAAAGTGTGGTTAACTTAGCAAACGACCTACTGCGGAACTTAGACGACATTTCAACAGGTGCGTTTGCTCGTAAAGGAAGGATTTTGAATGTAACTGGCCAAGTGCATCACGggctgggagaatacaatcaagccaaagaacttcacgaaaaagcactgataattcgcaaaaagatttttggtgaagatcatgccgatgtagcaacaagttataacaacttggcattagtgtacgacactctgggagaatacaataaagccaaagaacttcacgaaaaagcactgataattcgcaaaaagatttttggtgaagatcatgccgatgtagcaacaagttataacaacttggcattagtgtacgacaccctgggagaatacaatcaagccaaagatcttcacgaaaaagcactgataattcgcaaaaagatttttggtgaagatcatgccgatgtagcaacaagttatcaCAACTTGGCATTGGTGTACAAACgtctgggagaatacaatcaatcgaaagaacttcacgaaaaagcactgataattcgcaaaaagatttttggtgaagatcatgccgatgtagcaacaagttatagcAACTTGGCATTAGTATACGACACCCTGGGAGAATACACTCAAgcaaaagaacttcacgaaaaagcactgataattcgcaaacagatttttggtgaagatcatgccgatgtagcaacaagttataacaatttggcatcagtgtacgacACCCTGGGAAAATACAGTCAAGCCAAAGaccttcacgaaaaagcactgactatttacaaaaagatttttggtgaagatcatgccaatgtagcaacaagttataacaacttggcatcagtgtacgacagcctgggagaatacagtcaagccaaagaacttcacgaaaaagcactgactatttacaaaaagatttttggtgaagatcatgccgatgtagcaacaagttatgaCAACTTGGCTTTAGTGCACTACaccctgggagaatacaatcaagccaaagaacttcacgaaaaagcactgactatttacaaaaagatttttggtgaagatcatgccgatgtagcaacaagttatgacaacttggcatcagtgtacgacACCCTCGGAAAATACagtcaagccaaagaacttcacgaaaaagcactgactatttacaaaaagatttttggtgaagatcatgccaatgtagcaacaagttataacaacttggcatcagtgtacgacagcctgggagaatacaatcaagccaaagaacttcacgaaaaagcactgataattcgcaaaaagatttttggtgaagatcatgccgatgtaggaacaagttataacaacttggcattagtgtactACACCCTGgaagaatacaatcaagccaaagaacttcacgaaaaagcactgataattcgcaaaaagatttttggtgaagatcatgccgatgtagcaacaagttataacaacttggcattagtgtactacaccctgggagaatacaatcaagccaaagaacttcacgaaaaagcactgactatttacaaaaagatttttggtgaagatcatgccgatgtagcaacaagttataacaacttggcattagtgtaccGACGCCTGGGAGAATataatcaagccaaagaacttcacgaaaaagcactgactatttacaaaaagatttttggtgaagatcatgccgatgtagcaacaagttatgacaacttggcatcagtgtacgaTACCCTGGGAAAATACagtcaagccaaagaacttcacgaaaaagcactgactatttacaaaaagatttttggtgaagatcatgccaatgtagcaacaagttataacaacttggcatcagtgtacgacagcctgggagaatacaatcaagccaaagaacttcacgaaaaagcactgataattcgcaaaaagatttttggtgaagatcatgccgatgtagcaacaagttataacaacttggcattagtgtactACACCCTGgaagaatacaatcaagccaaagaacttcacgaaaaagcactgataattcgcaaaaagatttttggtgaagatcatgccgatgtagcaacaagttataacaacttggcattagtgtactacaccctgggagaatacaatcaagccaaagaacttcacgaaaaagcactgactatttacaaaaagatttttggtgaagatcatgccgatgtagcaacaagttataacaacttggcattagtgtaccGACGCCTGGGAGAATataatcaagccaaagaacttcacgaaaaagcactgactatttacaaaaagatttttggtgaagatcatgccgatgtagcaacaagttataacaacttggcattagtgtactacaccctgggagaatacaatcaagccaaagaacttcacgaaaaagcactgataattcgaaaaaagatttttggtgaagatcattcCGATGTATCAACAAGTTATGACAACTTGGCGTTAGTGTACaaacgcctgggagaatacaatcaagccaaagaacttcacgaaaaagcactgataattcgcaaaaagatttttggtgaagatcatgccgatgtagcaacaagttataacaacttggcattagtgtactacaccctgggagaatacaatgaagccaaagaacttcacgaaaaagcactgactatttacaaaaagatttttggtgaagatcatgccgatgtagcaacaagttataacaacttggcattagtgtaccgacgcctgggagaatacaatcaagccaaagaacttcacgaaaaagcactgattatttacaaaaagatttttggtgaagatcatgccgatgtagcaacaagttataacaacttggcattagtgtactACACCCTGGAAGAATACAAtgaagccaaagaacttcacgaaaaagcactgataattcgaaaaaagatttttggtgaagatcattccgatgtagcaacaa CAACAAGTTATGACAACTTGGCTTTAGTGTACGACaccctgggagaatacaatttGGCCAAGGAACTTCACGAAAACTGCACTGACGATTAG
- the LOC140941210 gene encoding ciliary microtubule inner protein 6-like, giving the protein MASIYLPPIARKKKVDGCPRHDTFRVFADLQDDSPLSSKTSYDSHYIGHTFKPAQQSVMSGQNKPHPTNVTFLRQNPRFICEPICYVKTSMKPPVIYPSWWPDEVPEQQTKVPERSSDSTSRTDYPPPPIPHDRITRYSSNLAMQVTPAGIFHQGPHKSGVYTPKIVEKISYEHQFNSRLDPSHPVRGRRHGSFIWKVISDVGRPGRKNSKPVEYAYIKVDPSESTVSSEVTCTENADQQRQTKDLMPESEETQSTSNEG; this is encoded by the exons ATGGCAAGCATTTATTTGCCTCCGATTGCCCGCAAGAAGAAGGTAGACGGCTGCCCGCG GCATGACACCTTCAGAGTTTTTGCCGATCTTCAAGATGACAGTCCATTGTCAAGTAAAACAAGTTATGATTCACATTATATAGGACACACATTTAAACCAGCTCAGCAAAGTGTAATGTCTGGACAGAACAAACCCCACCCTACTAATGTGACATTTCTACGTCAGAATCCACGATTTATTTGTGAGCCAATCTGCTATGtaaaaacgtctatgaaacctCCAGTTATTTATCCATCCTGGTGGCCTGATGAAGTGCCAGAGCAACAAACTAAGGTACCTGAACGCAGCTCTGATTCAACGTCACGCACAGATTACCCTCCTCCACCTATTCCTCATGATCGAATCACGCGGTACAGCAGTAATCTAGCTATGCAAGTAACACCAGCTGGGATTTTTCATCAGGGACCTCATAAGTCGGGTGTGTATACACCAAAGATAGTGGAGAAGATCTCTTACGAACATCAGTTTAATTCGAGGTTGGACCCCAGCCACCCTGTAAGAGGTCGCCGACATGGGAGCTTCATATGGAAAGTGATCTCTGATGTTGGACGACCAGGCAGAAAAAACAGCAAACCTGTTGAATATGCATATATTAAGGTTGACCCTAGTGAAAGTACAGTATCATCTGAAGTTACCTGTACTGAAAATGCTGATCAGCAAAGACAAACGAAGGACTTAATGCCtgaatctgaggaaacacagtCAACTTCAAATGAGGGTTGA
- the LOC140941211 gene encoding intraflagellar transport protein 27 homolog, which yields MVVLRAQVILAGDPGVGKSALTQAFHSDGTHFPKNYTMTTGVEVCVKSVNIPETSDSVELYIYDSAGKEMFSDIVQQHWTQPNMFLVAYDVTNEQSFNACNKWFERCRAKRRNQSLPGALVAIKTDLKQRRAISTKQGRDQASSKGLEYFECSAKDQENVEAPFYYLAKEFHNLYHEKIEQMKTIT from the exons atgGTTGTTCTTCGGGCTCAAGTAATTCTTGCTG GTGACCCTGGTGTGGGAAAGAGTGCATTAACACAAGCCTTCCATAGTGATGGAACGCATTTTCCTAAAAACTACACTATG ACAACTGGAGTTGAAGTTTGTGTAAAGTCAGTCAATATCCCTGAGACCTCGGACAGTGTT GAACTGTACATTTATGATTCAGCAGGAAAGGAAATGTTTTCTGACATTGTACAGCAGCAT TGGACACAGCCAAACATGTTCCTTGTAGCTTACGATGTTACAAATGAGCAATCATTCAATGCCTGTAACAAGTGGTTTGAGAGGTGCCGAGCAAAGAGGCGAAATCAATCATTACCTG GGGCTTTGGTGGCCATAAAGACAGACCTCAAGCAAAGAAGAGCAATATCTACAAAACAAGGGCGTGATCAAGCCAGCTCTAAAGGACTGGAGTACTTTGAATGTTCTGCA AAAGACCAGGAGAATGTCGAGGCGCCATTTTACTACTTGGCCAAAGAATTTCACAACCTTTACCACGAAAAAATCGAACAGATGAAGACAATAACATAG
- the LOC140941217 gene encoding uncharacterized protein, protein MGCGTSRSVETAVITSNEGHDKPSIRETETNENVSATPNSLDNNNDRPVMKVLAEQPLTEASIHHQEHGFSVGDRVHVSGYVGTVKFIDELSDLGDGEWIGIELDRSHPQGHDGCFQGVQRFVCKPRHGLFVRPSSVFHHTDIDAITKTSSVSPQTITFIQTSMRRFLARVRLKRFQQRTGVEKKIDAHVLSTPEEETESVERLSQYLTHPWSGERHKAYAIFRWLSFNVAYDVEGFFGRAEKKKGDASSVLKHRTSVCAGYANLFEGLAKAAGLQAHIIEGYAKGYGFEPGQQFKNTNHAWNAIQVNREWFICEPTWGAGYLGNDLIFHRSPNVAMFLMDPEYAICSHYPADEQWQFLDQPISKEEFEKLVVPSGRIHEVGVELLSHKESIYTIKDADNIDMMFYSPSLKILRGGLKDTSGKELEGRKWTQVIPCGVNKVKLRAQFPTPGKFKLCLYVRDADSNNTWKHGVEYLVNAGKGVEKGRGGFPRLGNEFYEMGFYLDHPFENVVSQDGKACISLENHNSQISGVSGNLELEGKDKKLKEEFNGFTFYWTEKTNKGYQVKVHCPVPGEYTLNIFAKHTEEGRSNTFVCGYYITALAGVGPVPGFPRLSHRFDAWGLELIEPRENIHVPDGRASVKIKTPDKIFLSGNLKKGSQYLDNGLCFTTTSGGVSTVLVHAPETGEFQLNIFGRKPGGKDSEYLGSLVIKADQAASLNPGFPYLKDEFKEWGLELVDHFENILSYDSHVTVTLSHPSNISVQSFLFDADNKQIGYSLPSQTADNKTTMSCELPKPGSFKLNIFGTNLLLDSTKRNYLGSYKVLYQPK, encoded by the coding sequence ATGGGTTGTGGAACATCGAGATCTGTCGAGACAGCAGTTATTACCTCAAACGAAGGTCATGATAAGCCGAGCATTCGAGAGACAGAAACTAATGAAAATGTAAGTGCTACACCGAACTCGCTTGACAACAACAATGACAGGCCGGTAATGAAAGTTCTCGCGGAGCAGCCCTTGACAGAAGCTAGCATCCATCACCAGGAACATGGGTTTTCCGTCGGAGATCGAGTTCACGTGTCGGGATATGTTGGAACAGTTAAGTTTATTGATGAATTGAGCGACCTAGGCGACGGTGAATGGATCGGAATTGAGCTCGACCGAAGTCACCCTCAGGGGCATGATGGCTGCTTCCAAGGTGTTCAGCGTTTTGTTTGTAAGCCAAGGCATGGCTTGTTTGTTCGTCCCTCATCAGTTTTTCATCACACGGACATTGATGCCATTACTAAGACTTCGAGTGTTTCGCCTCAGACGATTACTTTTATCCAAACGAGCATGCGCCGGTTTCTCGCCAGAGTTCGGCTTAAGAGATTTCAACAACGTACAGGAGTGGAAAAGAAGATCGACGCGCACGTGCTGTCGACACCAGAGGAGGAGACGGAAAGCGTTGAGAGGCTTAGCCAGTATTTGACTCATCCCTGGTCAGGAGAAAGACACAAGGCGTACGCGATTTTTCGCTGGTTGAGCTTTAATGTCGCTTATGACGTCGAAGGGTTCTTTGGTAgagctgaaaagaaaaagggtGACGCAAGCAGCGTTTTGAAGCATAGAACTAGCGTATGTGCAGGTTATGCAAACCTCTTTGAAGGTCTTGCTAAAGCAGCGGGACTGCAGGCTCATATCATTGAAGGTTATGCCAAAGGTTATGGTTTTGAGCCCGGTCAGCAGTTTAAAAACACAAATCACGCGTGGAACGCAATTCAAGTCAATCGTGAATGGTTCATCTGCGAACCTACATGGGGGGCTGGCTATTTGGGGAATGATTTGATATTTCATCGGAGCCCCAACGTTGCTATGTTCCTAATGGATCCAGAATACGCTATCTGTAGTCATTATCCAGCGGATGAACAATGGCAGTTCCTTGACCAGCCAATCAGCAAAGAGGAATTCGAAAAGTTGGTCGTGCCTTCTGGAAGGATTCACGAGGTGGGAGTCGAGCTGTTAAGCCacaaagaaagcatttacacCATCAAGGACGCGGATAACATAGACATGATGTTTTACTCGCCTTCTTTGAAAATACTGCGAGGTGGTCTAAAAGATACCTCGGGGAAAGAGCTCGAAGGACGAAAGTGGACGCAAGTAATTCCTTGTGGGGTGAACAAAGTTAAACTAAGAGCGCAGTTTCCCACCCCCGGCAAATTCAAGTTGTGTCTGTACGTAAGGGACGCGGATTCAAATAATACGTGGAAACATGGAGTAGAATATCTTGTCAACGCCGGTAAAGGCGTGGAAAAAGGTCGAGGGGGATTTCCTCGGCTAGGAAACGAATTCTACGAAATGGGATTTTACCTTGATCATCCGTTCGAGAACGTCGTCTCGCAAGATGGAAAAGCGTGCATCTCTTTAGAGAACCACAACTCGCAGATTTCAGGCGTCAGTGGCAATTTAGAACTTGAAGGAAAAGACAAGAAACTTAAGGAAGAGTTTAACGGCTTTACGTTTTATTGGACGGAAAAGACGAACAAAGGTTATCAGGTTAAAGTTCATTGCCCGGTTCCTGGCGAGTACACTTTGAACATATTCGCAAAGCACACTGAGGAGGGACGTTCTAATACCTTTGTTTGTGGCTACTATATCACTGCACTCGCTGGCGTAGGACCAGTCCCAGGCTTTCCTCGACTATCCCATCGCTTTGACGCTTGGGGTCTGGAGCTTATCGAGCCTCGAGAGAACATCCATGTCCCGGATGGACGCGCCTCTGTCAAAATAAAGACCCCGGATAAAATTTTCCTCAGTGGCAACTTGAAGAAAGGAAGTCAATATCTAGACAACGGTTTGTGCTTCACTACGACATCAGGCGGCGTCAGTACAGTTCTGGTACACGCGCCAGAAACCGGCGAATTTCAGCTCAACATTTTTGGTAGAAAACCCGGCGGCAAAGATAGCGAGTACCTGGGTTCGTTAGTCATCAAGGCAGATCAAGCAGCTAGCTTAAACCCAGGCTTCCCTTACCTCAAGGATGAGTTCAAAGAGTGGGGACTGGAACTGGTAGATCACTTCGAGAACATTTTGTCCTATGACAGTCACGTGACCGTAACACTTTCACATCCCAGTAACATTTCTGTCCAGTCATTCTTGTTTGATGCGGACAACAAGCAGATTGGTTATTCTCTTCCGTCACAGACCGCTGACAACAAGACCACGATGAGTTGTGAGCTGCCAAAGCCTGGCAGTTTTAAACTGAACATTTTTGGTACAAATTTGTTACTCGACAGCACTAAACGAAACTATCTGGGTTCATACAAAGTTCTATACCAACCTAAATGA